TTACCTAGCGCCATTTCTATGATTCTCTATGGTCAATTTAGATTATCGACAAAGAATTTACACACTTGTGCACATTTTCTGGTACATAAAAGTTGACCTCGATCCAAGGATGTCGTAGTCCTACAAAACTATCTGCACAACTTTGTGAAGAGGTAAATTATCTCATTTGTACAATGTGACATAGTTGAATTTTCCATATGATTCTTTTCTTTATTCAATATAATCTGGGAGTCGAGATGTGCACATCTCTAACAATCTTGCATATATATGCGTCATTGCAACAAAATATAATGTATTGCAACTTGATTGGGACGGTGAGCTCTTTCATGTTCTTATTGTGAGTAGGAGTAGGATGTTCTGCGCAATGTGGTTCCCTTCTTCATCTGAGCGTACTTCAGGACGGCAGGGACATGGACACTAATGAGATATGAGTGCCAACTAATCTGCTTGGGATCAAAATTAAGGTTTCCACCATCGACATTGCATATCTTTGTTTCCATCCTTAGCCATGTTAAGTTGCTGTCGTCGAAGCTTTGCACAAGAATACGAAAGAATACTGGTTAAGAGTACATAAAAACATACAAGTCTCTAAAGTGgtgaaataataataataataataacaataataataataataataataataataataataataataataataataataataataataagaagaagaagaagaagaacaagaattCATATCATTAAATAAGTAGAGTTTGTGATACATAAATTTTGAGAATAGTATTTGACATTCAGTTTATAAGCGATTCTGAATGATGCTAATTTGGGTTGTTAACAAACCATGAGACTTAGCTCTATGAGTGGACATATGATTTGTCTACTTGGTATTAGCATTGTAGTCTACCGCGAAGGATATATTCTACATCGGTGATGGCGAGTCATCTATGTAAGAACCGTGTTTCATTGGGGTTTACAAGTTTAACTATTGTTTTTATATTCAACTTTTCTGTATGTGAACAAAGTAATATAACCAAATATTGGGCCGTGTGTGCACAGAAAGTAGAAGATATAGGGAATTGGAATTAAAACAAATAGATGCACTACTGTCTATTGTTCACAGTCAAGTGTTGGTCTCGACAAGCCTCTAAAACAAACGTTTGTCGACCACTAATTTATAGTTCAATGATTCTATTAAACCCGAGAAATCATATTGGAAAGATAACTTTTCTTAGTCTCACCTATAAACATGCAAATATTCATCTATGTTGAAGGCAAAAAAAGTTGAATATATTGTTTGTTAAATTTTGAATATTTTAATTTTCATGCTTCCAAAATATCAATTCTAgtgagagaagagagagagatagtgagagagagagagagagagagagagagtggagGGAGAAAGAGAGATAGAGACAGAGAGGACATAGAGAGTGCATATATGTGTCAAAACGATATTCCAGGAAATTTTATATGGATTTTCAGGACTACCATGTCAAAAGTTATGAAAGCATAGTAGAGGACTACTAAATTTTTGAAACACCATCTAAGATCACAATCTTCGAAACTTTGCAAAAAGAGTAATGCTAACATGCTGACCCTTAGTTTGCTTTGATTATAGCTTTCAAAATGGAAAAGGGAATTAATCTCACCGTCCTTTAAAGAATGCATATGGTGCATACAACTTCACAAGGAGTGTTAAGAAATTGTATCTCCGGTTGAGGTCATTGCAATATCGGGAAAAACACCCACATAATAACAAATTGAATCCTTCCAAAATCTGCTAAAAATGGTATGACCAAATGCCCAAAAATATGAATAATTCACCATATACAAAATATTATTTTGTACCGACGTACCATTAGTGGTAGCGAAAATATGATCATAAGACAAACACGGAAGAAAGCATATCTCTTGAACAAGTATGGTCTTCTTGTTTGGAGGACCCTCCCATTTAATATACGAGGACTAATGGAGAAGTAATCGAAGCATGAGTCCACAAAATCATTAACTGAAAGTGGGTTCTGGCACGATGAGCTCACATGGTAAATGACCTGCAATTTTTCATTCCAGTGAACTGCCATTGCTACCAATGCAGCATTTATTACCATGTCGGCCGGAATCTGTCAAGGTTTAGATAATCATTATAGGTTATGTACTCATTTCCTTTGGATGTTTTTATTTAGAATATTCTTTAGATGTTGAGGAAAAAGCTAGATCATGCACTAACATAGTAAGATTTACTCCCCCATTAAAAAGAGAAGTGCATCCTAGTTTAAATATGCCGACATTACAGCTTGTATGAAGAAAGTGAAGAATATTGAGCTAGTGCATACTGTCGCATTAATGACTAGAAACTCCATGAGCCAATATGTGTTGAAGCCTAAACAACCCCTCTTTACACTCTCTTTGTAATTGAATTGCTTCTATGCATTTTGGTGTGAACAAATGCATTAATATGTTTTCCTATTGCTCTAGTGAATGGCTAGATGTGCACCAATACCAATCCAATATTTATGAATTTAGGGCAATTTAGATGGAAATTGCTAATACCATTTCATCTGCAAAAGAGCTTACTGGaaaacacaaaaacaaacaaacaaacattaCATTTTGAGATGTATGACCACAATCAAGAACTTTTTTAAGGTTTTAGATCAAAGGAGTGTTGTACTGTCCCTATTATTATGCAATTGTCTTCTATCCCAAAGTATAAAGGTTTATAATTGTCATAATCGTATATACTATGACGATATGAAGCAAACATGGATTTTATTGTGAGTTCCGGCACTCACTTTAAATAGGATAAAATTATATTGGCAGGCTAGAATGCCCAATAATTTGTAATGTCAAGAAAGCAAGAATGCACCATACAACGTTTTTAACGTATAAACCATCCCATTTTGTCTAATTAGTGGTCCACATTGGATCCTAATGCTCTTTTGAACAATGTTTCTAATCTACGGGTGGGAAGTCACTAGTTATTCTTGGAGAAAAACAATGTTAGATaaatgaattagaaaatgaatgaAACATTTGTTAAAAACTAAATTTATCTTGGTTAAGTGTTTCTCAAAATAAAGTGAACTATTTTCAATAAAAGATAAGTGATTATAATGAAATGAAGATAGTACAACAACTTTTGAGACCTTGATGCTTGTGGGGTTCGACTAAATGATATATAGGTAGGTAATCTCTTGAGCTTACTATTCTATAAAGAATATGTTCGAATGATCAGGTGAAAAGGTATGATTATAATTACTATCAAAGCATAACCGCAAAAATGTATGTGTCTGATGTTTATTGTCGTGTTCTTCATATTAAAAAGCAATGTCCAAATTCATTAGTTCAGAGTAAAAGAATTTACAAGCAGGGGGACAAATATAATTATTTCTTGTATTACTCACCAAATCAATTATGTCGTTACGATCACCTAGAAAACATGGCAGTGCTTGCTCATCGTAGGCGACAATTAGAGCGTCAATTGTCCTGAAACAACATGTACATAATTTAACTTTGTAAATGCATGCTATTGCCTGTAGtgtactatgtttttcaacacaCAAGCTTCTTATTACTCATAGCCAAATAATCATGCACATGTCATTAGTAAGTGTTGGTATCTTGAGCACACCTCGTTCCTTCAATCCATCCAGGAAATGGATCTTGATAAGTGCTTGTGACCATGGTGGGTCTAATAATGACAATCGGAAGCTCTCCTTTGTATTGACCAAGTAATATTTCCCCCATTGCCTTCGTGAATGTATATACGTTTGGCCATCCAAAATGACAAGCCCTATAAAAAATACTTCCAATTAACCAGTCAAAAATGAGTTCATATATACTTCATATTTCTTGCACTTAGAAAATATAAGAAAGTATAATATTTTTGAATTACTATATTTTGTATGAATCTAGTGTCACTATAATTAAAATTCAAAAGGGAAGTTTTGTTGAATGGAATATGAAGAACAATTTCAGTTATTAATTTAGACTATAATTTCAATTCCTTTCTTTTTATTAGCTTGGGTGGTCAAATATTAACTGGCCTATCTCATAGAAAAATATTATCTAAAAAATTAATTTTAGGCCCTCTTTTGTTATTGTGTAGACAGACATGGACCATGTACCTAGACTCCTAAATAAAAACTTCATATTTGCAGTCACATTGTCAAGTTACATCCCGGTGATATGTTTTGTTATGTCATGCTCATGTTTGTGCCACATTAATCTTCTCTCCTTCAAAACTACTAGCAAATCTACTCGTGCATtgcaacaaaagaaaaaattgaaCACACGATCCATCATGTGACACCATAGACTCGGAGTACAAATCTTTACGCGTTGATGAAGGTTGAGCAAAGCGGGCTTTTGCCCATCGATGCCCAGGAGAGTTTCGCATCGGAGAAGGGTGCTAGCTAGTTCACACAACTATCGAGGCAGACATGAGACTACATTGGCAACCACATGCACCTTGTACACGTGCTCCATGGGAGGACAACCTAATTCATGTTCATCATACGATATGGCCTTGATGACCAGCCCAAACGTCCTCCTCGAGCACCACGCCCGGTGATGGAGACGACGATCTAGATGCGGTATAGGAGGATGGGATCGCATCCAACTATATTTCTAGCTGTTTCTGCCATCATTCTCTTTCGCTTGCATATCTTAGTCGCTCCGGTACATGTCATCCTCATCCTGGTCATTGTTGTCACCACTCCTGAGGAGGAACAAAGGTGAAGCGGAAGGCATCTTGGAGGCAAGAAGGGTGCGAGGATAGTCCTATTGCCCGTGTTTGAGTTAAGGAGAATGTCGGAGACCTACAACATTAATCTAAGACAGTGAGACATGTAATcaatggatgtcatgtcatgtgAAGAAGTATTGGATGAAGGTAACcaaagaaaaataacaaataaatgGCACTTGGAAACTGATGCCATCCactctaccactgccacacccctGCAGCTATAATAGTTCTTACACCACCCATCCTACCACTAGCGCGGTGGTACAACGTTACCATGAGCTGGTGAGACAAAGAGAGGGAGCTAGAGTTATCGCCAGCCTAGGCAACATGAGCCGCCATCCTACCACACAAATGCAGATCCAGCACCAACGACCAATCTCACCCATGCGGCAGCACATGCTCATCCGGACGCCCGACATTTCGAAGAAAGAGATGGAAAAATAGATGAGAGGGTAGCACCTCGTTGCACGGAGCCAGACTCTTGTTGGTTTTAGAACTGTAGATCAATCCTCCACCCAGGAGCTATATACACGATTTGTGCACAGTTAGCCCCAAAAAGCTTGCTCGGC
This sequence is a window from Aegilops tauschii subsp. strangulata cultivar AL8/78 chromosome 7, Aet v6.0, whole genome shotgun sequence. Protein-coding genes within it:
- the LOC109781118 gene encoding probable fatty acyl-CoA reductase 4 — its product is MDAGALAGCLRDKSVLITGSTGFLGKLFVEKILRVQPAVKKIYLLVRASHGASAEQRVMSEVTGEAVFDIQREKYGPVGFQNFIKEKVVPIDGDIMHDNLGLDSAQVSVLTKEVDAIINGAATTNFYERYDVALNSNALGAKNVCEFGKKCCNMKLLLHVSTAFVAGTQEGLLLERAFHNGETLREGYYLDIEEELQLVRNVKTELMEALSDNSEKLEKSKMKELGLKRACHFGWPNVYTFTKAMGEILLGQYKGELPIVIIRPTMVTSTYQDPFPGWIEGTRTIDALIVAYDEQALPCFLGDRNDIIDLIPADMVINAALVAMAVHWNEKLQVIYHVSSSCQNPLSVNDFVDSCFDYFSISPRILNGRVLQTRRPYLFKRYAFFRVCLMIIFSLPLMILEGFNLLLCGCFSRYCNDLNRRYNFLTLLVKLYAPYAFFKGRFDDSNLTWLRMETKICNVDGGNLNFDPKQISWHSYLISVHVPAVLKYAQMKKGTTLRRTSYSYSQ